One stretch of Mastomys coucha isolate ucsf_1 unplaced genomic scaffold, UCSF_Mcou_1 pScaffold12, whole genome shotgun sequence DNA includes these proteins:
- the Rwdd2b gene encoding RWD domain-containing protein 2B, protein MVEMEQAEAQLSELDLLASMFPSENEFIVNDQLALAELKDCVEKRTMEGRSSQVYFTINVSLDFSEADMVTFSLSCVLPFKYPTVLPEITVRSVLLSRSQQTQLNADLIAYLQKNCLGDVCILNATEWVREHASEYVSRDASPSPNKQSSLQPVDLTFTRLWIYSHHIYNKCKRRNILEWAKELSLSGFSMPGKPGVVCVEGPQSACEEFWSRLRKLNWKRILIRHREDIPFDSIADGVEGQRKFSVFEEKAFNVHGARGNHMDFGQLYQFLNARGCGDVFQMFFGVEGQ, encoded by the exons ATGGTTGAGATGGAGCAAGCAGAGGCCCAGCTCTCCGAGTTGGACCTTCTGGCCAGTATGTTCCCCAGTGAGAATGAGTTCATAGTGAATGACCAACTGGCATTAGCAGAGCTCAAAGATTGTGTTGAGAAGAGGACAATGGAAGGGCGGTCATCGCAAGTATACTTTACAATCAATGTGAGCCTGGACTTCTCTGAAGCAGACATG gtgacGTTTTCTTTGTCTTGCGttcttccctttaaataccccacagtACTGCCTGAAATTACAGTGAG ATCAGTATTGCTGAGTAGATCCCAGCAGACTCAGCTGAACGCAGATCTGATAGCATACCTGCAGAAGAACTGTCTTGGAGATGTCTGTATACTGAATGCCACAGAGTGGGTTAGAGAGCATGCCTCTGAATACGTCAGCAGAgatgcttccccctcccccaacaagcAAAGCTCACTCCAGCCAGTGGATCTCACTTTCACAAGGCTCTGGATCTACAGCCATCACATCTACAACAAATGCAAAAGAAGAAACATCCTAGAGTGGGCAAAGGAATTGTCCCTGTCTGGGTTTAGCATGCCTGGGAAACCTGGAGTAGTTTGTGTGGAAGGCCCACAAAGTGCTTGCGAAGAATTTTGGTCAAG ACTCAGAAAACTAAACTGGAAGAGGATTTTAATTCGTCATCGAGAAGACATCCCTTTTGACAGTATAGCAGATGGAGTGGAAGGACAGAGgaaattttctgtttttgaagaaaaGGCCTTCAATGTCCATGGAGCCAGAGGAAACCACATGGACTTTGGTCAGCTGTATCAGTTCTTAAATGCCAGGGGATGTGGGGATGTTTTCCAGATGTTCTTTGGTGTAGAAGGACAGTGA